The Candidatus Binatus sp. sequence GCCGGCCGGTCCACTTGCGTGCCTCCATCGAGCGCAGCGTCAGGAACAGGAAGAACACGATGAAGAAAACGAAGTACGTCACGTGATCCAGATCGATCACGCCCTTGGCGAATCCGCCGAATTGATCGAACAGCGAGAACGCGCGCATCACGCTCATCCACGAGTTCTGAAACACCGCCTCGTTCCAGTTGATGATCCAGAAAAACAGCAGCATCGTGATCGTCCCGACGCCCGCCATCACCTGGCTCTCGCACAGTGACGAGATGAAGAGACCGCACGCGATAAACGCGCATCCGAGCAAAAACAACCCGAGATATCCGGCGAACAGCGGGAACAGCGGGAACCGATGGATGCTATAAAGGAAGACCGGGTAGAGCACTGTCAGCGCGAGCATCATGAAGAAGATCGCGACCGACGCGAGGAACTTGCCGCCCAGCACTTCGCCGTCGCGCAGCGGATAGGTGTAGAGCAATTCGACCGTGCCTAATTTACGTTCCTCCGCAAATAAACGCATCGTGATGAACGGCAAGGTCAGCAGCAGGCAGAGCCGGATATCCGCGAACAGCAACTGCCAGTAGTTCTGCATGATGTCGCGCGCGAATGCGATCGTCACGAAGTAAACCAGGTCGGTGTAGGCATAGTAGCCGGCCAGCACCAGGAAGATGCCCGACAAAACGTACACCAGCGGAAAGGCGAAATAGGAGCGCAATTCCTTGCGCATCACCGCGAACATCCGGACTAGCGAAAAGCCCGTACCCGCCGCGCGAATCGCCGCGCGACGCGAATCGGTCGCGGCATGCGCCGCTTCGAGTGTCGCCGCACCGTTAGCCATCGATTACCTCAGTCCTCCGCGCGTGGATGCCGCCGCGATCAAACGCGCTCTTCCTTAGTGACGAGCCGCATGAACAAATCTTCAAGGCTCATCGCGACCGGCTTGACCTCGAGCAGGTTCCATCCATGCTGGACTACGCACGCCGCCAGCGCCGAGCGAACCTCCTCGCCGTGTCCGCTCGATAGCGCGATGAAACTGCAGACGCCCGGCGCCCCGCCGTCCACCGGACGATCCTGCAACCGCTCGACATAGTTCACCGCGCTTAGCGCCTCGCGCACCATCGGCGCCGGCCCGCCGACGGTGATCAGCGTCTGATCGGTGCCTTGCATCTTCGCAGTCAGTTGTTCCGGGGTGTCCTGCGCGACAATAATACCGCGATCGATGATCAGGACGCGCCGGCAGGTCATATTTATTT is a genomic window containing:
- a CDS encoding ABC transporter permease, producing MANGAATLEAAHAATDSRRAAIRAAGTGFSLVRMFAVMRKELRSYFAFPLVYVLSGIFLVLAGYYAYTDLVYFVTIAFARDIMQNYWQLLFADIRLCLLLTLPFITMRLFAEERKLGTVELLYTYPLRDGEVLGGKFLASVAIFFMMLALTVLYPVFLYSIHRFPLFPLFAGYLGLFLLGCAFIACGLFISSLCESQVMAGVGTITMLLFFWIINWNEAVFQNSWMSVMRAFSLFDQFGGFAKGVIDLDHVTYFVFFIVFFLFLTLRSMEARKWTGRR